From the genome of Brevinematales bacterium, one region includes:
- a CDS encoding alanine--glyoxylate aminotransferase family protein, whose amino-acid sequence MGMLVKYHLYAPGPVEIPPEVLSEMSKPIFHHRTSQFSEVLVNAWEGLKYVFQTKEPVYILASSGTGAMNAAVENTLSSGDKVIVLSFGKFGERWEKIAKSYGVEVITLKKDYGHCVEPEEVEDALKKNPDVKAVLLQHSETSTGVSSDLKAIASIVSKTDAILIVDGITSVGCDEVKMDEWGIDVLIGGSQKSFMIPPGLSFIALSEKARKYMEKSNLPKFYFNLKEEEKAMLDKTTAWTPGITLIMALNKSIELMKKEGLENVIKRHKVISEAVREGVKALGLNLFAKYKLYSNAVTAVEVPQGIDGTKIPKLMRNKYGAEIAGGQGSMKGQIFRLGHLGYVDKGDVVVMLQALEFTLRELGYKFEPGASLSAANKVLFEKYEF is encoded by the coding sequence ATGGGAATGCTCGTCAAATATCACCTTTATGCCCCAGGTCCGGTAGAGATACCACCTGAAGTACTAAGCGAGATGTCAAAACCTATATTTCACCACAGGACATCTCAATTCAGCGAAGTGCTTGTTAATGCTTGGGAAGGACTAAAGTACGTATTTCAGACAAAAGAACCAGTCTACATACTAGCGTCTTCTGGAACAGGTGCAATGAACGCAGCAGTTGAAAATACTTTATCTTCTGGAGATAAGGTTATAGTTTTAAGTTTTGGTAAGTTTGGTGAAAGATGGGAAAAAATAGCCAAATCTTACGGAGTTGAAGTAATAACTCTTAAGAAAGATTATGGTCATTGCGTTGAACCTGAAGAAGTAGAAGATGCTCTTAAGAAAAATCCTGATGTAAAAGCAGTTTTACTCCAGCATAGTGAAACATCAACAGGAGTATCATCTGATCTAAAAGCAATAGCAAGCATAGTTTCAAAAACAGACGCCATTCTAATAGTGGATGGAATAACATCCGTAGGATGTGATGAGGTTAAAATGGATGAATGGGGTATAGACGTACTAATAGGTGGATCACAAAAATCTTTTATGATACCACCAGGTCTTTCTTTTATAGCACTCTCAGAAAAAGCAAGAAAATATATGGAGAAATCGAATTTACCTAAGTTTTATTTCAATCTCAAAGAAGAAGAAAAAGCTATGTTAGATAAAACGACAGCTTGGACACCAGGTATAACATTAATAATGGCATTAAACAAATCGATCGAACTCATGAAGAAAGAAGGACTTGAAAATGTAATAAAAAGACACAAAGTTATTTCAGAAGCAGTCAGAGAAGGAGTCAAAGCTCTAGGGCTAAATCTGTTCGCAAAATACAAGCTGTACTCAAATGCAGTCACAGCAGTTGAAGTCCCACAAGGTATAGATGGAACTAAAATACCTAAACTCATGAGAAACAAATACGGTGCAGAAATTGCAGGAGGACAAGGAAGTATGAAAGGACAAATATTCAGACTAGGACATCTTGGATATGTAGATAAAGGAGACGTAGTCGTAATGTTACAAGCACTTGAATTTACATTAAGGGAACTAGGATATAAATTTGAACCAGGAGCAAGTCTGTCAGCCGCAAATAAAGTATTGTTTGAAAAGTACGAATTCTAA